One segment of Rhodopirellula baltica SH 1 DNA contains the following:
- a CDS encoding C1 family peptidase, with the protein MHLRFWLFCLALVYGSSCQVELAAQTETQTGVLLIPEDVYDQIPTRAALRAPSAPTTESAETVGRPDVLSNVAPLPDVPPGNDSVLMVPAADAMYSAAPGIDQNWGPNDSIELPDRVDLREYLPTPGKQSQNDCVAWAVAYSAYSCQIGQERRRKPTFASDQFSPKYVYDNLSSDGGGLTILQAVNFLKLNGCASRANLETPNGPISSRAVVEANTFKLMDNARARNLNDIKLYLYEGYPVVLVVRMKGDFRDDAALSSPYLWTNDPSDDVNHHAVTAVGYDDQKKSLLLMNSWGTQWKDQGYCWASYDNFTTIGQNNWCAEAHVLKVKKSAPFDAWMAQQDSDGPANPFGPPPTILWRHFSLKNDRKVYEDNQLISPSSWKVDGLACNAKNLFLLARDQTVYQMNDDLSGVSWSHLSRSPLDDEKVCMMAAVKSHALHVLTENQTLYKFESESANWRTVSLPQNDLKPIDLRTINDKIRVITDKGTVYQQQPDGEWNELKQVQP; encoded by the coding sequence ATGCATCTGCGTTTCTGGTTGTTCTGCCTCGCACTGGTCTACGGTTCTTCTTGCCAAGTTGAACTGGCCGCTCAAACCGAAACTCAGACTGGTGTTCTGCTGATTCCAGAGGACGTTTACGACCAAATCCCAACGAGAGCAGCTCTTCGCGCACCCTCTGCTCCAACGACGGAGTCTGCCGAGACCGTTGGCCGGCCCGACGTACTGAGCAACGTTGCACCTTTACCGGACGTCCCGCCGGGCAACGATTCAGTGTTGATGGTCCCTGCGGCGGATGCGATGTATAGCGCAGCACCGGGGATCGATCAAAATTGGGGACCGAACGATTCCATTGAGCTACCTGACCGCGTCGACCTGCGTGAGTATCTTCCAACGCCGGGCAAACAATCTCAGAACGATTGTGTGGCTTGGGCAGTTGCCTATTCGGCCTACTCCTGCCAAATCGGTCAGGAACGTCGACGCAAACCAACGTTCGCCAGCGACCAATTCAGCCCCAAGTATGTCTACGACAATCTCTCCAGCGACGGAGGTGGACTAACCATCCTTCAAGCCGTCAACTTTCTAAAGCTGAATGGTTGTGCATCACGAGCAAACCTGGAGACACCGAACGGACCAATCTCATCCCGCGCCGTCGTGGAAGCCAACACCTTCAAATTGATGGACAACGCACGGGCACGCAACTTGAACGATATCAAGCTGTATTTGTACGAGGGTTATCCGGTTGTTTTGGTCGTTCGAATGAAAGGCGATTTTCGCGACGACGCTGCGTTGTCTTCACCTTATCTTTGGACCAACGATCCGTCAGACGATGTGAACCACCACGCCGTCACGGCCGTCGGCTATGACGATCAAAAAAAGTCACTCTTGCTGATGAATTCATGGGGAACACAGTGGAAAGACCAGGGATACTGTTGGGCATCCTACGACAACTTCACGACAATCGGCCAAAACAATTGGTGCGCAGAAGCCCACGTGTTGAAGGTCAAGAAAAGTGCCCCCTTCGATGCCTGGATGGCTCAACAAGATAGCGACGGTCCAGCCAATCCATTCGGTCCACCACCAACGATTCTCTGGCGTCACTTCTCACTAAAGAACGATCGCAAAGTCTACGAAGACAACCAGCTCATATCGCCGTCTTCGTGGAAAGTGGACGGTTTGGCTTGCAACGCCAAGAACCTATTCCTACTTGCACGTGATCAGACCGTCTATCAGATGAACGATGACCTGTCTGGTGTGAGCTGGTCGCATCTGAGTCGATCACCACTGGACGATGAAAAGGTGTGCATGATGGCCGCCGTCAAATCCCACGCCCTACATGTCTTGACCGAAAATCAAACGCTCTACAAATTCGAATCCGAATCAGCCAATTGGCGAACCGTTTCTTTGCCACAAAACGATTTGAAACCGATCGACCTGAGAACGATCAATGACAAGATCCGAGTGATCACCGATAAAGGAACGGTCTATCAGCAACAACCGGATGGCGAATGGAACGAACTGAAGCAAGTTCAGCCGTGA